Proteins encoded by one window of Drosophila melanogaster chromosome X:
- the wcy gene encoding wacky, isoform G, with protein sequence MVMHARKPQRMNDGYFEKHTSHTSYQSSKYSSSKRDYERDRSSNYRDRDLSPGAGGGGGGGSAGGGGGGSGNGGGPLNNGNSYRSQSPDIDSPSSRSHDLRDRSDHRGGGGGNGRGGSGERYSFMQKMRDRDRDVYKKDKYSDKRDRRGNDRDSESSYRTNHDRDRRGGGGSGGGSGKLCSSRENDKRSGSDDRDRDRDRDLRDLRDKRDRGSDRDRDMYKKDKYADKRERSDRGERTARYGDWSEHVSSSGKMYYYNCKTEISQWEKPKEWVDRERNLPRDQHREKDYRDKDRDRDRDDRFSRSTYKHSNSSRDNSRLRWNYDNDGGPPSHRRRLDGRHNDNADMDISGDSTPTSEASYSLSGTPTTHGGGPGGGGPGGGGGSNSDQPMGNALPRLSSHPTANSSASVATGTGATGGLHYGSGTGGGPVTGATMLPTMSGMLNSNSSNSAGGSSSNASSSSLRNSVVGHIGSTSGTTVPTLGSQDPHQHHLNSNAPLPPGAKGKDQALLMRQKMHLGLGVLDVQSHHGVNSVGSVSDGTNHAYNSVNNSVSGSLRDNSVNSPLYMHHSMSPSLNFTKSPIPTIVGHTNNMSIAYTCNPPFGLKATLDGGVMVANASPATPGGNASSGSSGANSSQSIVPGMGPVCGISVITSMGSNSGTLCEGPPTPTQELDLSGSALEQQQLAAAAAAATASSLQLQAAQQAQQQRKLDGTSSATLSSLQSCVSSSGQAANLRGPEISPKLAKYFRADLIAHVTNWHAEVLERQAQKCCEDTHLFGDITCTRICAELKCARSLVRSTEINATLQEQKIMYLRHQIRRIEESKTQNAFMSDDTXDQEQVRLRVHRKLSVRLKKSFFWRS encoded by the exons ATGGTAATGCATGCTAGAAAACCGCAGCGTATGAACGATGg GTACTTTGAGAAGCATACCAGTCACACATCATACCAG AGCTCAAAGTACAGCAGTTCAAAGCGCGACTACGAACGCGATCGTTCCTCCAATTATCGCGATCGTGACCTGTCGCCAGGCGCTGGCGGTGGAGGAGGCGGCGGATCCGCTGGAGGAGGTGGCGGCGGTAGCGGAAATGGCGGCGGACCATTGAACAATGGCAACAGCTACCGCTCCCAGTCGCCGGACATTGATTCGCCGTCGTCCCGTTCGCACGATCTGCGCGACCGCAGCGATCATCGGGGCGGAGGTGGCGGCAATGGGCGTGGCGGCAGTGGCGAGCGGTACAGCTTTATGCAGAAGATGCGAGATCGAGATCGGGATGTCTACAAGAAGGATAAATATTCAG ATAAACGTGATCGGCGTGGCAACGATCGCGATTCGGAGTCGTCGTATCGCACCAACCATGATAGGGATCGTCGTGGCGGAGGAGGCAGCGGAGGCGGCAGCGGCAAGCTCTGCTCCTCGCGGGAGAACGACAAACGATCCGGGTCCGACGATCGCGATCGAGATCGGGATCGAGATCTGCGCGACTTGCGCGACAAGCGGGACCGCGGTTCCGATCGCGACAGGGACATGTACAAGAAGGACAAGTACGCAG acAAACGAGAGCGCAGCGATCGCGGCGAACGGACGGCGCGTTATGGCGACTGGAGCGAGCATGTCAGCTCATCAG gcaaaatgtattattacaACTGCAAGACGGAAATCTCTCAGTGGGAGAAGCCAAAGGAATGGGTGGACAGAGAAAG AAATTTGCCGCGCGATCAGCATCGTGAGAAGGATTATCGTGACAAGGATCGCGATCGCGACCGCGATGATCGTTTCTCCAGATCAA CATACAAACATTCCAATTCTTCGCGGGACAATTCACGACTGAGATGGAATTACGACAACGATGGCGGTCCGCCCAGTCATCGAAGGCGTTTGGATG GTCGACACAACGACAATGCTGACATGGATATAAGCGGCGACTCGACGCCTACCTCGGAAGCCAGTTACTCGCTAAGCGGCACGCCCACCACACACGGCGGCGGTCCGGGCGGAGGCGGTCccggaggcggcggcggtaGCAACAGCGATCAGCCAATGGGCAATGCCCTGCCTCGTTTGTCCTCCCACCCAACTGCCAACTCCTCCGCATCCGTGGCGACGGGCACAGGTGCGACGGGGGGACTGCACTACGGCAGCGGAACGGGCGGTGGCCCGGTGACGGGCGCCACAATGCTGCCCACCATGTCGGGAATGCtgaacagcaacagcagcaacagtgccggcggcagcagcagcaatgccagcagcagcagtctgAGGAACTCCGTTGTCGGTCACATTGGCTCCACATCTGGC ACGACTGTGCCCACACTGGGAAGTCAGGATCCGCACCAGCATCATCTGAACTCGAATGCTCCACTGCCACCGGGTGCCAAGGGCAAGGATCAGGCGCTGCTGATGCGCCAGAAGATGCACCTGGGCCTGGGCGTCCTCGATGTACAATCACATCACGGCGTTAACTCGGTTGGTTCGGTGTCAGATGGGACCAATCACGCCTACAATTCGGTCAATAACTCGGTCTCCGGCAGCTTACG GGACAACAGCGTAAACTCGCCGTTGTATATGCACCACAGCATGTCGCCCTCGTTGAACTTCACCAAGAGTCCCATACCGACGATTGTGGGCCACACGAACAACATGAGCATCGCCTACACCTGCAATCCACCCTTTGGCCTCAAGGCTACCCTCGATGGCGGAGTGATGGTGGCGAATGCCTCACCGGCCACGCCCGGTGGCAACGCCTCCTCCGGCTCCAGTGGAGCGAATAGCAGCCAAAGCATCGTGCCCGGCATGGGCCCCGTCTGCGGAATCAGTGTGATCACCTCGATGGGCAGCAACAGCGGCACGCTATGCGAAGGACCGCCTACGCCCACCCAGGAGCTGGATTTGAGCGGCTCGGCGTtggagcagcaacagttggCCGCCGCAGCGGCAGCCGCGACAGCGTCAAGCCTCCAGCTACAGGCGGCGCAACAGgcccagcagcagcggaaAT TGGATGGGACGTCGTCGGCCACGCTGAGCTCACTGCAGAGCTGCGTGAGTTCCTCAGGACAGGCGGCAAACCTACGTGGTCCCGAGATTTCGCCAAAGCTGGCCAAATACTTCCGCGCCGATCTGATCGCGCATGTGACCAATTGGCACGCGGAGGTGCTGGAGCGTCAG GCGCAGAAGTGCTGTGAGGATACGCACCTGTTTGGCGACATAACGTGCACGAGGATATGCGCGGAATTGAAGTGCGCCCGCAGCCTGGTGCGAAGCACCGAAATCAATGCCACCCTGCAGGAACAAAA AATTATGTATTTACGCCACCAGATCCGCCGTATCGAGGAGTCGAAGACTCAGAACGCGTTCATGTCAGACGATACTTAGGATCAGGAGCAGGTTAGGCTGCGCGTACATCGCAAGCTGTCTGTTAGGCTCAAAAAGAGCTTCTTCTGGCGCAGCTGA
- the wcy gene encoding wacky, isoform C produces MVMHARKPQRMNDGYFEKHTSHTSYQSSKYSSSKRDYERDRSSNYRDRDLSPGAGGGGGGGSAGGGGGGSGNGGGPLNNGNSYRSQSPDIDSPSSRSHDLRDRSDHRGGGGGNGRGGSGERYSFMQKMRDRDRDVYKKDKYSDKRDRRGNDRDSESSYRTNHDRDRRGGGGSGGGSGKLCSSRENDKRSGSDDRDRDRDRDLRDLRDKRDRGSDRDRDMYKKDKYADKRERSDRGERTARYGDWSEHVSSSGKMYYYNCKTEISQWEKPKEWVDRERNLPRDQHREKDYRDKDRDRDRDDRFSRSTYKHSNSSRDNSRLRWNYDNDGGPPSHRRRLDGRHNDNADMDISGDSTPTSEASYSLSGTPTTHGGGPGGGGPGGGGGSNSDQPMGNALPRLSSHPTANSSASVATGTGATGGLHYGSGTGGGPVTGATMLPTMSGMLNSNSSNSAGGSSSNASSSSLRNSVVGHIGSTSGTTVPTLGSQDPHQHHLNSNAPLPPGAKGKDQALLMRQKMHLGLGVLDVQSHHGVNSVGSVSDGTNHAYNSVNNSVSGSLRDNSVNSPLYMHHSMSPSLNFTKSPIPTIVGHTNNMSIAYTCNPPFGLKATLDGGVMVANASPATPGGNASSGSSGANSSQSIVPGMGPVCGISVITSMGSNSGTLCEGPPTPTQELDLSGSALEQQQLAAAAAAATASSLQLQAAQQAQQQRKLDGTSSATLSSLQSCVSSSGQAANLRGPEISPKLAKYFRADLIAHVTNWHAEVLERQKCCEDTHLFGDITCTRICAELKCARSLVRSTEINATLQEQKIMYLRHQIRRIEESKTQNAFMSDDT; encoded by the exons ATGGTAATGCATGCTAGAAAACCGCAGCGTATGAACGATGg GTACTTTGAGAAGCATACCAGTCACACATCATACCAG AGCTCAAAGTACAGCAGTTCAAAGCGCGACTACGAACGCGATCGTTCCTCCAATTATCGCGATCGTGACCTGTCGCCAGGCGCTGGCGGTGGAGGAGGCGGCGGATCCGCTGGAGGAGGTGGCGGCGGTAGCGGAAATGGCGGCGGACCATTGAACAATGGCAACAGCTACCGCTCCCAGTCGCCGGACATTGATTCGCCGTCGTCCCGTTCGCACGATCTGCGCGACCGCAGCGATCATCGGGGCGGAGGTGGCGGCAATGGGCGTGGCGGCAGTGGCGAGCGGTACAGCTTTATGCAGAAGATGCGAGATCGAGATCGGGATGTCTACAAGAAGGATAAATATTCAG ATAAACGTGATCGGCGTGGCAACGATCGCGATTCGGAGTCGTCGTATCGCACCAACCATGATAGGGATCGTCGTGGCGGAGGAGGCAGCGGAGGCGGCAGCGGCAAGCTCTGCTCCTCGCGGGAGAACGACAAACGATCCGGGTCCGACGATCGCGATCGAGATCGGGATCGAGATCTGCGCGACTTGCGCGACAAGCGGGACCGCGGTTCCGATCGCGACAGGGACATGTACAAGAAGGACAAGTACGCAG acAAACGAGAGCGCAGCGATCGCGGCGAACGGACGGCGCGTTATGGCGACTGGAGCGAGCATGTCAGCTCATCAG gcaaaatgtattattacaACTGCAAGACGGAAATCTCTCAGTGGGAGAAGCCAAAGGAATGGGTGGACAGAGAAAG AAATTTGCCGCGCGATCAGCATCGTGAGAAGGATTATCGTGACAAGGATCGCGATCGCGACCGCGATGATCGTTTCTCCAGATCAA CATACAAACATTCCAATTCTTCGCGGGACAATTCACGACTGAGATGGAATTACGACAACGATGGCGGTCCGCCCAGTCATCGAAGGCGTTTGGATG GTCGACACAACGACAATGCTGACATGGATATAAGCGGCGACTCGACGCCTACCTCGGAAGCCAGTTACTCGCTAAGCGGCACGCCCACCACACACGGCGGCGGTCCGGGCGGAGGCGGTCccggaggcggcggcggtaGCAACAGCGATCAGCCAATGGGCAATGCCCTGCCTCGTTTGTCCTCCCACCCAACTGCCAACTCCTCCGCATCCGTGGCGACGGGCACAGGTGCGACGGGGGGACTGCACTACGGCAGCGGAACGGGCGGTGGCCCGGTGACGGGCGCCACAATGCTGCCCACCATGTCGGGAATGCtgaacagcaacagcagcaacagtgccggcggcagcagcagcaatgccagcagcagcagtctgAGGAACTCCGTTGTCGGTCACATTGGCTCCACATCTGGC ACGACTGTGCCCACACTGGGAAGTCAGGATCCGCACCAGCATCATCTGAACTCGAATGCTCCACTGCCACCGGGTGCCAAGGGCAAGGATCAGGCGCTGCTGATGCGCCAGAAGATGCACCTGGGCCTGGGCGTCCTCGATGTACAATCACATCACGGCGTTAACTCGGTTGGTTCGGTGTCAGATGGGACCAATCACGCCTACAATTCGGTCAATAACTCGGTCTCCGGCAGCTTACG GGACAACAGCGTAAACTCGCCGTTGTATATGCACCACAGCATGTCGCCCTCGTTGAACTTCACCAAGAGTCCCATACCGACGATTGTGGGCCACACGAACAACATGAGCATCGCCTACACCTGCAATCCACCCTTTGGCCTCAAGGCTACCCTCGATGGCGGAGTGATGGTGGCGAATGCCTCACCGGCCACGCCCGGTGGCAACGCCTCCTCCGGCTCCAGTGGAGCGAATAGCAGCCAAAGCATCGTGCCCGGCATGGGCCCCGTCTGCGGAATCAGTGTGATCACCTCGATGGGCAGCAACAGCGGCACGCTATGCGAAGGACCGCCTACGCCCACCCAGGAGCTGGATTTGAGCGGCTCGGCGTtggagcagcaacagttggCCGCCGCAGCGGCAGCCGCGACAGCGTCAAGCCTCCAGCTACAGGCGGCGCAACAGgcccagcagcagcggaaAT TGGATGGGACGTCGTCGGCCACGCTGAGCTCACTGCAGAGCTGCGTGAGTTCCTCAGGACAGGCGGCAAACCTACGTGGTCCCGAGATTTCGCCAAAGCTGGCCAAATACTTCCGCGCCGATCTGATCGCGCATGTGACCAATTGGCACGCGGAGGTGCTGGAGCGTCAG AAGTGCTGTGAGGATACGCACCTGTTTGGCGACATAACGTGCACGAGGATATGCGCGGAATTGAAGTGCGCCCGCAGCCTGGTGCGAAGCACCGAAATCAATGCCACCCTGCAGGAACAAAA AATTATGTATTTACGCCACCAGATCCGCCGTATCGAGGAGTCGAAGACTCAGAACGCGTTCATGTCAGACGATACTTAG
- the wcy gene encoding wacky, isoform D — MVMHARKPQRMNDGYFEKHTSHTSYQSSKYSSSKRDYERDRSSNYRDRDLSPGAGGGGGGGSAGGGGGGSGNGGGPLNNGNSYRSQSPDIDSPSSRSHDLRDRSDHRGGGGGNGRGGSGERYSFMQKMRDRDRDVYKKDKYSDKRDRRGNDRDSESSYRTNHDRDRRGGGGSGGGSGKLCSSRENDKRSGSDDRDRDRDRDLRDLRDKRDRGSDRDRDMYKKDKYADKRERSDRGERTARYGDWSEHVSSSGKMYYYNCKTEISQWEKPKEWVDRERNLPRDQHREKDYRDKDRDRDRDDRFSRSTYKHSNSSRDNSRLRWNYDNDGGPPSHRRRLDGRHNDNADMDISGDSTPTSEASYSLSGTPTTHGGGPGGGGPGGGGGSNSDQPMGNALPRLSSHPTANSSASVATGTGATGGLHYGSGTGGGPVTGATMLPTMSGMLNSNSSNSAGGSSSNASSSSLRNSVVGHIGSTSGTTVPTLGSQDPHQHHLNSNAPLPPGAKGKDQALLMRQKMHLGLGVLDVQSHHGVNSVGSVSDGTNHAYNSVNNSVSGSLRDNSVNSPLYMHHSMSPSLNFTKSPIPTIVGHTNNMSIAYTCNPPFGLKATLDGGVMVANASPATPGGNASSGSSGANSSQSIVPGMGPVCGISVITSMGSNSGTLCEGPPTPTQELDLSGSALEQQQLAAAAAAATASSLQLQAAQQAQQQRKLDGTSSATLSSLQSCVSSSGQAANLRGPEISPKLAKYFRADLIAHVTNWHAEVLERQAQKCCEDTHLFGDITCTRICAELKCARSLVRSTEINATLQEQKIMYLRHQIRRIEESKTQNAFMSDDT, encoded by the exons ATGGTAATGCATGCTAGAAAACCGCAGCGTATGAACGATGg GTACTTTGAGAAGCATACCAGTCACACATCATACCAG AGCTCAAAGTACAGCAGTTCAAAGCGCGACTACGAACGCGATCGTTCCTCCAATTATCGCGATCGTGACCTGTCGCCAGGCGCTGGCGGTGGAGGAGGCGGCGGATCCGCTGGAGGAGGTGGCGGCGGTAGCGGAAATGGCGGCGGACCATTGAACAATGGCAACAGCTACCGCTCCCAGTCGCCGGACATTGATTCGCCGTCGTCCCGTTCGCACGATCTGCGCGACCGCAGCGATCATCGGGGCGGAGGTGGCGGCAATGGGCGTGGCGGCAGTGGCGAGCGGTACAGCTTTATGCAGAAGATGCGAGATCGAGATCGGGATGTCTACAAGAAGGATAAATATTCAG ATAAACGTGATCGGCGTGGCAACGATCGCGATTCGGAGTCGTCGTATCGCACCAACCATGATAGGGATCGTCGTGGCGGAGGAGGCAGCGGAGGCGGCAGCGGCAAGCTCTGCTCCTCGCGGGAGAACGACAAACGATCCGGGTCCGACGATCGCGATCGAGATCGGGATCGAGATCTGCGCGACTTGCGCGACAAGCGGGACCGCGGTTCCGATCGCGACAGGGACATGTACAAGAAGGACAAGTACGCAG acAAACGAGAGCGCAGCGATCGCGGCGAACGGACGGCGCGTTATGGCGACTGGAGCGAGCATGTCAGCTCATCAG gcaaaatgtattattacaACTGCAAGACGGAAATCTCTCAGTGGGAGAAGCCAAAGGAATGGGTGGACAGAGAAAG AAATTTGCCGCGCGATCAGCATCGTGAGAAGGATTATCGTGACAAGGATCGCGATCGCGACCGCGATGATCGTTTCTCCAGATCAA CATACAAACATTCCAATTCTTCGCGGGACAATTCACGACTGAGATGGAATTACGACAACGATGGCGGTCCGCCCAGTCATCGAAGGCGTTTGGATG GTCGACACAACGACAATGCTGACATGGATATAAGCGGCGACTCGACGCCTACCTCGGAAGCCAGTTACTCGCTAAGCGGCACGCCCACCACACACGGCGGCGGTCCGGGCGGAGGCGGTCccggaggcggcggcggtaGCAACAGCGATCAGCCAATGGGCAATGCCCTGCCTCGTTTGTCCTCCCACCCAACTGCCAACTCCTCCGCATCCGTGGCGACGGGCACAGGTGCGACGGGGGGACTGCACTACGGCAGCGGAACGGGCGGTGGCCCGGTGACGGGCGCCACAATGCTGCCCACCATGTCGGGAATGCtgaacagcaacagcagcaacagtgccggcggcagcagcagcaatgccagcagcagcagtctgAGGAACTCCGTTGTCGGTCACATTGGCTCCACATCTGGC ACGACTGTGCCCACACTGGGAAGTCAGGATCCGCACCAGCATCATCTGAACTCGAATGCTCCACTGCCACCGGGTGCCAAGGGCAAGGATCAGGCGCTGCTGATGCGCCAGAAGATGCACCTGGGCCTGGGCGTCCTCGATGTACAATCACATCACGGCGTTAACTCGGTTGGTTCGGTGTCAGATGGGACCAATCACGCCTACAATTCGGTCAATAACTCGGTCTCCGGCAGCTTACG GGACAACAGCGTAAACTCGCCGTTGTATATGCACCACAGCATGTCGCCCTCGTTGAACTTCACCAAGAGTCCCATACCGACGATTGTGGGCCACACGAACAACATGAGCATCGCCTACACCTGCAATCCACCCTTTGGCCTCAAGGCTACCCTCGATGGCGGAGTGATGGTGGCGAATGCCTCACCGGCCACGCCCGGTGGCAACGCCTCCTCCGGCTCCAGTGGAGCGAATAGCAGCCAAAGCATCGTGCCCGGCATGGGCCCCGTCTGCGGAATCAGTGTGATCACCTCGATGGGCAGCAACAGCGGCACGCTATGCGAAGGACCGCCTACGCCCACCCAGGAGCTGGATTTGAGCGGCTCGGCGTtggagcagcaacagttggCCGCCGCAGCGGCAGCCGCGACAGCGTCAAGCCTCCAGCTACAGGCGGCGCAACAGgcccagcagcagcggaaAT TGGATGGGACGTCGTCGGCCACGCTGAGCTCACTGCAGAGCTGCGTGAGTTCCTCAGGACAGGCGGCAAACCTACGTGGTCCCGAGATTTCGCCAAAGCTGGCCAAATACTTCCGCGCCGATCTGATCGCGCATGTGACCAATTGGCACGCGGAGGTGCTGGAGCGTCAG GCGCAGAAGTGCTGTGAGGATACGCACCTGTTTGGCGACATAACGTGCACGAGGATATGCGCGGAATTGAAGTGCGCCCGCAGCCTGGTGCGAAGCACCGAAATCAATGCCACCCTGCAGGAACAAAA AATTATGTATTTACGCCACCAGATCCGCCGTATCGAGGAGTCGAAGACTCAGAACGCGTTCATGTCAGACGATACTTAG
- the wcy gene encoding wacky, isoform E, protein MVMHARKPQRMNDGYFEKHTSHTSYQSSKYSSSKRDYERDRSSNYRDRDLSPGAGGGGGGGSAGGGGGGSGNGGGPLNNGNSYRSQSPDIDSPSSRSHDLRDRSDHRGGGGGNGRGGSGERYSFMQKMRDRDRDVYKKDKYSDKRDRRGNDRDSESSYRTNHDRDRRGGGGSGGGSGKLCSSRENDKRSGSDDRDRDRDRDLRDLRDKRDRGSDRDRDMYKKDKYADKRERSDRGERTARYGDWSEHVSSSGKMYYYNCKTEISQWEKPKEWVDRERNLPRDQHREKDYRDKDRDRDRDDRFSRSTYKHSNSSRDNSRLRWNYDNDGGPPSHRRRLDGRHNDNADMDISGDSTPTSEASYSLSGTPTTHGGGPGGGGPGGGGGSNSDQPMGNALPRLSSHPTANSSASVATGTGATGGLHYGSGTGGGPVTGATMLPTMSGMLNSNSSNSAGGSSSNASSSSLRNSVVGHIGSTSGTTVPTLGSQDPHQHHLNSNAPLPPGAKGKDQALLMRQKMHLGLGVLDVQSHHGVNSVGSVSDGTNHAYNSVNNSVSGSLRDNSVNSPLYMHHSMSPSLNFTKSPIPTIVGHTNNMSIAYTCNPPFGLKATLDGGVMVANASPATPGGNASSGSSGANSSQSIVPGMGPVCGISVITSMGSNSGTLCEGPPTPTQELDLSGSALEQQQLAAAAAAATASSLQLQAAQQAQQQRKLDGTSSATLSSLQSCVSSSGQAANLRGPEISPKLAKYFRADLIAHVTNWHAEVLERQVSCEAQKCCEDTHLFGDITCTRICAELKCARSLVRSTEINATLQEQKIMYLRHQIRRIEESKTQNAFMSDDT, encoded by the exons ATGGTAATGCATGCTAGAAAACCGCAGCGTATGAACGATGg GTACTTTGAGAAGCATACCAGTCACACATCATACCAG AGCTCAAAGTACAGCAGTTCAAAGCGCGACTACGAACGCGATCGTTCCTCCAATTATCGCGATCGTGACCTGTCGCCAGGCGCTGGCGGTGGAGGAGGCGGCGGATCCGCTGGAGGAGGTGGCGGCGGTAGCGGAAATGGCGGCGGACCATTGAACAATGGCAACAGCTACCGCTCCCAGTCGCCGGACATTGATTCGCCGTCGTCCCGTTCGCACGATCTGCGCGACCGCAGCGATCATCGGGGCGGAGGTGGCGGCAATGGGCGTGGCGGCAGTGGCGAGCGGTACAGCTTTATGCAGAAGATGCGAGATCGAGATCGGGATGTCTACAAGAAGGATAAATATTCAG ATAAACGTGATCGGCGTGGCAACGATCGCGATTCGGAGTCGTCGTATCGCACCAACCATGATAGGGATCGTCGTGGCGGAGGAGGCAGCGGAGGCGGCAGCGGCAAGCTCTGCTCCTCGCGGGAGAACGACAAACGATCCGGGTCCGACGATCGCGATCGAGATCGGGATCGAGATCTGCGCGACTTGCGCGACAAGCGGGACCGCGGTTCCGATCGCGACAGGGACATGTACAAGAAGGACAAGTACGCAG acAAACGAGAGCGCAGCGATCGCGGCGAACGGACGGCGCGTTATGGCGACTGGAGCGAGCATGTCAGCTCATCAG gcaaaatgtattattacaACTGCAAGACGGAAATCTCTCAGTGGGAGAAGCCAAAGGAATGGGTGGACAGAGAAAG AAATTTGCCGCGCGATCAGCATCGTGAGAAGGATTATCGTGACAAGGATCGCGATCGCGACCGCGATGATCGTTTCTCCAGATCAA CATACAAACATTCCAATTCTTCGCGGGACAATTCACGACTGAGATGGAATTACGACAACGATGGCGGTCCGCCCAGTCATCGAAGGCGTTTGGATG GTCGACACAACGACAATGCTGACATGGATATAAGCGGCGACTCGACGCCTACCTCGGAAGCCAGTTACTCGCTAAGCGGCACGCCCACCACACACGGCGGCGGTCCGGGCGGAGGCGGTCccggaggcggcggcggtaGCAACAGCGATCAGCCAATGGGCAATGCCCTGCCTCGTTTGTCCTCCCACCCAACTGCCAACTCCTCCGCATCCGTGGCGACGGGCACAGGTGCGACGGGGGGACTGCACTACGGCAGCGGAACGGGCGGTGGCCCGGTGACGGGCGCCACAATGCTGCCCACCATGTCGGGAATGCtgaacagcaacagcagcaacagtgccggcggcagcagcagcaatgccagcagcagcagtctgAGGAACTCCGTTGTCGGTCACATTGGCTCCACATCTGGC ACGACTGTGCCCACACTGGGAAGTCAGGATCCGCACCAGCATCATCTGAACTCGAATGCTCCACTGCCACCGGGTGCCAAGGGCAAGGATCAGGCGCTGCTGATGCGCCAGAAGATGCACCTGGGCCTGGGCGTCCTCGATGTACAATCACATCACGGCGTTAACTCGGTTGGTTCGGTGTCAGATGGGACCAATCACGCCTACAATTCGGTCAATAACTCGGTCTCCGGCAGCTTACG GGACAACAGCGTAAACTCGCCGTTGTATATGCACCACAGCATGTCGCCCTCGTTGAACTTCACCAAGAGTCCCATACCGACGATTGTGGGCCACACGAACAACATGAGCATCGCCTACACCTGCAATCCACCCTTTGGCCTCAAGGCTACCCTCGATGGCGGAGTGATGGTGGCGAATGCCTCACCGGCCACGCCCGGTGGCAACGCCTCCTCCGGCTCCAGTGGAGCGAATAGCAGCCAAAGCATCGTGCCCGGCATGGGCCCCGTCTGCGGAATCAGTGTGATCACCTCGATGGGCAGCAACAGCGGCACGCTATGCGAAGGACCGCCTACGCCCACCCAGGAGCTGGATTTGAGCGGCTCGGCGTtggagcagcaacagttggCCGCCGCAGCGGCAGCCGCGACAGCGTCAAGCCTCCAGCTACAGGCGGCGCAACAGgcccagcagcagcggaaAT TGGATGGGACGTCGTCGGCCACGCTGAGCTCACTGCAGAGCTGCGTGAGTTCCTCAGGACAGGCGGCAAACCTACGTGGTCCCGAGATTTCGCCAAAGCTGGCCAAATACTTCCGCGCCGATCTGATCGCGCATGTGACCAATTGGCACGCGGAGGTGCTGGAGCGTCAGGTAAGCTGTGAG GCGCAGAAGTGCTGTGAGGATACGCACCTGTTTGGCGACATAACGTGCACGAGGATATGCGCGGAATTGAAGTGCGCCCGCAGCCTGGTGCGAAGCACCGAAATCAATGCCACCCTGCAGGAACAAAA AATTATGTATTTACGCCACCAGATCCGCCGTATCGAGGAGTCGAAGACTCAGAACGCGTTCATGTCAGACGATACTTAG